One genomic segment of Chitinophaga sancti includes these proteins:
- a CDS encoding diacylglycerol/lipid kinase family protein: protein MRLLFVINPVSGGKKKADHATLIRNFFNERAETIEICILDGPASEQELKKTIQYWHPDRVVAVGGDGTVKAVASHLLHTQIPMGIIPAGSANGMAAELSIPTEFEKAMVVVLEGKVQVIDVIRINQQEICIHLGDLGLNALLVKNFEQRGIRGKLGYALSSIKTLWQKQSLQVQIRNAEVHLSRVAFMIVLANARRYGTGVNINPDGNLSDGLFEVVIIRRLSLWELFKMIRRFKPFDPKKTEVIQADQVTIMTRRKAHFQVDGEYLGKTSSVKAEIMAKALHVLVPA from the coding sequence ATGCGGCTACTCTTTGTGATCAATCCTGTTTCGGGCGGCAAAAAGAAGGCCGATCATGCTACATTGATAAGGAATTTTTTTAACGAACGGGCAGAAACGATTGAAATATGCATATTAGACGGCCCTGCATCGGAGCAGGAGCTGAAAAAAACAATTCAATACTGGCATCCGGATCGTGTAGTGGCTGTGGGTGGTGATGGTACAGTGAAAGCAGTAGCCTCGCATTTATTACATACACAGATCCCTATGGGTATCATTCCTGCCGGCTCTGCCAATGGCATGGCTGCGGAACTGTCTATACCCACGGAGTTCGAAAAGGCGATGGTGGTGGTATTGGAAGGAAAGGTACAGGTCATTGATGTGATCCGCATCAATCAACAGGAGATCTGTATACACCTGGGAGATTTAGGGCTAAATGCCCTGCTGGTAAAGAACTTTGAACAGAGAGGTATTCGTGGCAAACTGGGCTATGCGCTGTCTTCGATTAAGACCTTATGGCAAAAGCAGTCTTTGCAGGTACAAATCAGGAATGCAGAGGTACACCTGTCGAGGGTGGCCTTTATGATTGTGCTGGCAAATGCGAGAAGGTATGGAACAGGGGTGAATATAAATCCGGATGGCAATCTCAGCGATGGGTTGTTTGAGGTGGTGATCATCAGGAGACTTTCTTTGTGGGAGTTATTTAAGATGATCAGAAGATTTAAGCCTTTTGATCCGAAGAAGACGGAGGTGATACAGGCAGACCAGGTGACGATTATGACGCGTAGAAAAGCGCATTTTCAGGTGGATGGGGAATATTTAGGGAAGACCAGTTCTGTGAAAGCGGAGATAATGGCAAAAGCACTGCACGTATTGGTACCGGCATAA
- a CDS encoding App1 family protein has translation METRPHIRVYNGFGGAEYLEIFGHVLGIGPRPVTRYSRFFPVNMFALLRLFWVRPVAGIKVMLEWEGVAVTAITEKDGFFHLQWRPARMPEAGIYNVQVRMVDVVDSPVSETTGVVIIPHYTQFGCISDIDDTFLVSHSAKIVKRLQVLFTRNARTRKPFEGVVRHYQLLSHATNPFFYVSSSEWNLYAYIREFIRFNGLPGGVFLLNQLKPLRQLLKSGQNKHKTKFTRITRILKHYPDMRFVLLGDDTQEDPNIYKALVDHFGTQIIAVYLRKVRNSKAIATREIVQAMQDKGIAVCYFEHSEEGIDHSKRIGLI, from the coding sequence ATGGAGACACGTCCTCATATCAGGGTATACAATGGATTTGGAGGGGCAGAATACCTCGAAATATTCGGTCATGTACTTGGCATTGGTCCGAGGCCTGTTACACGCTACAGCCGGTTCTTTCCGGTCAATATGTTTGCGTTGTTACGCCTCTTCTGGGTAAGGCCTGTGGCAGGCATCAAAGTCATGCTGGAATGGGAAGGGGTAGCAGTCACGGCCATAACGGAGAAAGATGGGTTCTTCCATCTACAATGGCGGCCTGCCCGCATGCCGGAAGCAGGAATATACAATGTACAGGTAAGGATGGTAGATGTAGTGGATTCTCCTGTTTCGGAGACCACCGGTGTAGTTATTATTCCACATTACACACAGTTTGGCTGCATCTCTGATATCGACGATACTTTCCTGGTTTCCCACTCTGCAAAGATTGTGAAGCGCCTGCAGGTATTGTTTACCCGCAATGCCCGTACCCGCAAACCTTTTGAAGGAGTGGTACGACATTACCAGTTACTAAGCCATGCCACCAATCCTTTCTTTTATGTATCCAGTAGTGAATGGAACCTGTATGCATATATAAGAGAATTCATCCGCTTTAATGGTTTACCAGGTGGTGTATTTTTATTAAACCAGTTAAAACCTCTCCGGCAATTATTAAAGAGCGGACAAAACAAACACAAAACAAAGTTCACCCGCATCACCCGTATCCTCAAGCATTATCCTGATATGAGATTCGTTTTACTCGGCGACGATACGCAGGAAGATCCCAATATTTACAAAGCACTGGTAGATCACTTTGGTACACAGATCATTGCTGTATACCTGCGCAAAGTGCGGAACAGCAAAGCCATTGCTACCCGCGAAATCGTGCAGGCCATGCAGGACAAGGGGATCGCTGTATGTTATTTCGAACACAGTGAAGAAGGTATAGACCATTCCAAGCGCATTGGATTAATATAA
- a CDS encoding DUF481 domain-containing protein produces the protein MRRIIITIFTIFLCGTAFAQFSDSVHYYGKFASTGSINKTNEGNSYLLSNMFKVGVSRKKIVMNGFGSWVYGESNRELTNNDFSTSLDFSLFRAVKQIYYWGLANYDKSFSLKINDRFQSGAGIAYNFLDRKTAYLSLSDGFIWEKGDLFIDDTLHDVYDAVRNSVRISYKFVFANMITIDGTQFFQPDITDISDYNLKSVNNIAFALRKWIAITASMTYNKVTRTGRENLIFTYGLTLEKYF, from the coding sequence ATGAGAAGGATAATCATCACAATATTCACTATATTTTTATGCGGAACTGCTTTTGCACAGTTTAGCGATTCGGTACACTACTATGGGAAGTTTGCTTCTACGGGTTCTATCAACAAGACCAACGAAGGCAATTCTTACCTGTTGAGCAACATGTTCAAGGTCGGTGTGAGCAGGAAAAAGATTGTAATGAACGGGTTTGGCAGCTGGGTGTATGGAGAGTCGAACCGTGAACTCACGAACAATGATTTCTCTACATCGCTTGACTTCAGTCTCTTTCGTGCGGTGAAACAAATTTATTACTGGGGACTTGCGAACTATGATAAAAGTTTCTCGTTGAAAATAAACGATCGTTTTCAGTCGGGTGCGGGTATAGCCTATAATTTCCTTGACAGGAAAACCGCTTATCTCTCATTAAGTGATGGTTTCATATGGGAAAAGGGGGATCTCTTTATAGACGATACATTGCATGATGTATACGATGCCGTACGCAACTCAGTTCGTATATCTTACAAATTTGTTTTTGCCAATATGATCACGATAGATGGGACACAGTTTTTTCAGCCAGATATTACTGATATAAGTGATTATAACCTGAAATCGGTGAATAATATAGCCTTTGCTTTGCGAAAGTGGATAGCGATCACTGCGTCGATGACATATAATAAGGTAACGCGAACGGGAAGGGAGAACTTAATATTTACATATGGGTTAACGCTGGAGAAATATTTCTGA
- a CDS encoding DEAD/DEAH box helicase — protein sequence MSFEQLRLIEPVLKALKEEGYSEPTPIQQQSIPYVLDKRDLLGCAQTGTGKTAAFAIPLLQLLSETTPAVQKGPRPIRALILTPTRELAIQIQESLQAYGKYLPLKHQVIFGGVSQVPQVDALRRGIDILVATPGRLLDLISQNIVTLRDVKFFVLDEADRMLDMGFVHDVQRVIIKLPENRQTLFFSATMPPEIQKLAAMILKNPAKVEVTPVSSTAETITQSLYYVKKQDKRHLLQHILKDDAIKTLLVFARTKHGADRVVKDLVRLGVTAEAIHGNKSQNARQRALSNFKNRQTRVLVATDIAARGIDIDDLTHVVNFELPNVPETYVHRIGRTGRAGANGIAISFCEEEEKPFLKDILKLINREIPLVTDQPFHDPLVGMQAVKAPIQQNRPKKPQGGGGGFHRNRQGSVNAPKKHRPKPQAAR from the coding sequence TTGTCATTCGAACAATTAAGGCTCATTGAGCCCGTGCTGAAGGCGTTGAAAGAAGAAGGATACTCTGAGCCAACTCCTATACAGCAACAATCCATTCCATATGTATTGGACAAAAGAGATCTGTTGGGTTGTGCCCAGACCGGTACCGGTAAAACAGCCGCTTTTGCCATTCCATTGTTACAGCTGCTGTCAGAAACGACGCCCGCTGTACAAAAAGGCCCAAGACCCATCCGCGCTTTAATCCTCACTCCTACCCGCGAACTCGCGATACAGATCCAGGAAAGCCTGCAGGCTTATGGTAAATACCTTCCCCTGAAACATCAGGTGATCTTTGGTGGCGTATCACAGGTACCACAGGTAGATGCACTACGCAGAGGCATAGATATTTTAGTAGCGACCCCTGGTCGTCTGCTTGACCTGATTAGTCAGAATATTGTCACACTCAGAGATGTTAAGTTCTTCGTGCTGGATGAAGCTGACCGTATGCTCGATATGGGATTTGTACACGATGTACAACGCGTGATCATCAAATTGCCTGAGAACAGACAGACTTTGTTCTTCTCTGCAACTATGCCGCCGGAAATTCAGAAACTGGCCGCCATGATCCTGAAAAATCCTGCGAAAGTAGAAGTAACACCCGTATCTTCTACTGCTGAAACTATCACACAATCTTTATATTATGTAAAGAAACAGGATAAACGCCACCTGCTCCAACACATCCTGAAAGATGATGCGATCAAAACACTGCTCGTATTTGCCCGTACAAAACATGGCGCGGACAGAGTGGTGAAAGACCTCGTTAGATTAGGTGTGACTGCTGAAGCTATCCATGGTAATAAATCACAGAATGCGAGACAACGTGCATTGAGTAATTTCAAGAACCGTCAGACCCGTGTACTGGTGGCTACCGACATCGCTGCCAGGGGGATTGATATCGACGACCTCACGCATGTGGTAAACTTTGAATTGCCGAATGTACCTGAAACCTATGTACACCGCATTGGCCGTACCGGTCGTGCAGGTGCGAACGGTATCGCGATTTCATTCTGTGAAGAAGAAGAAAAACCATTCCTGAAAGATATCCTGAAACTGATCAACAGAGAGATCCCTTTAGTAACGGATCAACCTTTTCATGATCCGTTAGTAGGGATGCAGGCTGTGAAAGCACCCATTCAGCAAAACAGACCAAAGAAGCCACAAGGTGGTGGTGGCGGTTTCCACAGAAACAGGCAGGGTAGTGTAAATGCTCCTAAGAAACATAGACCAAAGCCTCAGGCTGCGAGATAA
- a CDS encoding GNAT family N-acetyltransferase — MDNPFFVSTDKSQLDLPMIHEFLSKRSYWAKDRTIDAIQRSVDNSLCFGVYTGSGKQVGFARVVTDYTIFGWLMDVFITETHRGHGLGKMLLQAVMSHPELQTLKRWGLVTKDAHSLYEKAGFVVVENPERMMEKLG; from the coding sequence ATGGATAACCCTTTCTTTGTATCTACTGACAAATCGCAACTGGATCTCCCTATGATCCATGAATTTTTAAGTAAACGTTCCTATTGGGCCAAAGATCGTACCATTGATGCCATACAACGATCTGTTGACAATTCTCTTTGCTTTGGTGTATACACCGGTTCCGGCAAACAAGTGGGTTTTGCCAGGGTTGTAACTGATTATACTATTTTCGGCTGGCTGATGGATGTGTTTATCACAGAAACACATAGAGGACACGGTCTAGGTAAGATGCTGCTGCAAGCGGTTATGTCTCACCCGGAATTACAGACACTGAAAAGATGGGGATTGGTGACGAAAGATGCACACAGCTTGTATGAAAAGGCGGGATTTGTAGTGGTAGAAAACCCGGAGAGAATGATGGAAAAACTGGGATAA
- a CDS encoding suppressor of fused domain protein has product MNKEPQVLIEQPNGRHTMYASVEQDDRTAYLYLFPAELQSKKYKMRACWLRNLLPAPEVKDVAAMHNGTAPMLQRKYCNHPDGKEPLKAELLEIVWLPEDDGAAVLYEGEILGVIPGWSLYVDEAVSYAADCIGVEGEDFLVLPLGDPGTNQQFARVGEAVAFRNQWSSVEAPAWPVIQENFINSYEQRFGKMLQYFAIDNNEWPPMAMGKFEKDNIVYFLTMGASIRPMPWVSYLYNDTSEAYRRMELALAVDKNEFSEEEIMKMAESIATMADIPWRHISWLGEGHTIGSSKLPEPYESMVLSSALYNGEAIELPEMYGDKVNLFWASPVTQKEREFAHRKANGGYELLELMIQKDATHVVKKRKAVL; this is encoded by the coding sequence ATGAATAAGGAACCTCAGGTATTGATAGAACAACCGAATGGAAGGCATACCATGTATGCATCGGTAGAGCAGGATGATCGTACAGCTTATTTGTACCTGTTCCCTGCGGAATTACAGAGTAAAAAGTATAAGATGCGTGCCTGCTGGCTACGCAATTTGTTGCCCGCGCCGGAAGTAAAGGACGTGGCAGCAATGCACAATGGTACAGCGCCGATGTTACAGCGCAAGTACTGTAACCACCCGGATGGTAAGGAACCGTTGAAAGCAGAATTGTTAGAGATTGTATGGTTGCCTGAAGATGACGGTGCGGCCGTATTATATGAGGGTGAAATACTCGGTGTGATTCCCGGATGGAGCCTGTATGTAGATGAAGCAGTATCTTATGCTGCGGATTGTATAGGTGTGGAAGGTGAAGATTTCCTGGTATTGCCGTTAGGTGATCCGGGTACGAATCAGCAGTTTGCCCGTGTAGGAGAGGCGGTGGCATTCCGTAATCAGTGGAGTAGTGTGGAGGCTCCCGCATGGCCGGTGATACAGGAGAATTTTATTAATAGCTATGAGCAGCGGTTTGGAAAGATGCTGCAATACTTTGCGATAGATAACAATGAATGGCCACCAATGGCGATGGGGAAATTTGAAAAGGATAATATTGTATATTTTTTAACCATGGGAGCGAGTATTCGTCCTATGCCATGGGTGTCTTATCTGTACAACGATACTTCCGAAGCTTACCGCAGGATGGAGCTGGCGCTGGCAGTAGACAAGAATGAATTCTCTGAAGAAGAGATCATGAAGATGGCGGAGAGCATTGCAACTATGGCCGATATTCCATGGAGGCATATTAGCTGGTTGGGAGAGGGGCATACGATTGGTTCTTCCAAATTGCCGGAGCCTTATGAGAGTATGGTGTTGTCATCAGCATTGTATAATGGCGAAGCGATAGAACTGCCGGAGATGTATGGAGATAAGGTGAATCTGTTCTGGGCGAGTCCGGTTACGCAGAAGGAGCGGGAGTTTGCGCATAGAAAGGCGAATGGCGGGTATGAGTTGCTGGAGTTGATGATACAGAAGGATGCGACGCATGTGGTGAAGAAGAGAAAAGCAGTATTGTAA
- a CDS encoding phosphodiester glycosidase family protein, whose protein sequence is MKILLTAFFILFSQELSFTWHQQEYDAIIVDPTKEVIRMHWLDDKGIPYKNIAAVKQASGKDILMITNGGMFQPGNVPVGLYIENGKTIRPLDTAQNKPGNFYLLPNGVFYTDKEGAHVSTTSSFKNKDISYATQSGPMLVIDGNIHPLFKQGSENVNLRSGVGIMPDGKVVFIISKSNQTNFYEFASIFKEKFECKNALYLDGVISKMYLKGNRKEDVGGDFGVMIAVSAQ, encoded by the coding sequence ATGAAAATATTGTTAACTGCTTTTTTCATTTTATTTTCCCAGGAGTTGAGTTTTACCTGGCACCAGCAGGAATATGATGCGATCATTGTAGATCCTACAAAGGAGGTGATTCGTATGCATTGGCTGGATGATAAGGGCATCCCTTATAAAAATATTGCTGCCGTGAAGCAGGCATCAGGAAAAGATATTTTAATGATCACCAACGGAGGGATGTTCCAACCCGGGAATGTACCCGTAGGATTGTATATAGAAAATGGGAAGACGATCCGGCCATTGGATACCGCACAGAACAAACCGGGTAATTTTTACCTGTTACCGAATGGGGTATTTTATACAGATAAAGAAGGTGCGCATGTATCGACTACATCTTCCTTTAAAAACAAGGATATCAGCTATGCGACACAGTCAGGACCGATGCTGGTGATTGATGGAAATATTCATCCGCTGTTTAAGCAGGGATCAGAAAATGTAAACCTGAGAAGTGGTGTTGGGATTATGCCAGATGGGAAAGTGGTGTTTATTATTTCGAAGAGTAACCAGACGAATTTTTATGAATTTGCCAGCATCTTTAAGGAGAAGTTTGAGTGTAAGAATGCGTTATATTTAGATGGGGTGATTTCTAAGATGTATTTAAAGGGGAATAGAAAGGAAGATGTAGGAGGAGATTTTGGGGTGATGATTGCCGTGTCAGCTCAATAA
- a CDS encoding helix-turn-helix transcriptional regulator produces MLLIHPDFFWNTALAKNIKQYEYFGYAAHEALFLSDKEETTIINIIHNIRQEYHANIDKFTQQIIVSHIGTLLNYADRFYNRQFITRKITNHQILDKLEQLLNTCFQSEKLLANGIPTVQLISENLNISPNYLSSLLKNLTGQSTQQHIQNKLIEVAKQKLSTTSLSVNEVAYELGFEHPQSFRKFFKSKTNMSPLEFRESFN; encoded by the coding sequence ATGCTACTTATTCACCCGGATTTCTTTTGGAATACTGCTCTGGCAAAGAATATCAAACAATACGAATATTTCGGTTATGCTGCGCACGAAGCGCTCTTCTTATCTGATAAAGAAGAAACAACTATCATAAACATCATTCATAATATCCGGCAGGAATATCATGCTAACATCGATAAATTCACCCAGCAAATCATCGTATCTCACATCGGGACACTCCTGAATTATGCGGATAGGTTTTACAATCGTCAATTCATCACGAGAAAAATCACCAACCACCAGATCCTCGATAAATTAGAGCAATTGCTCAATACCTGTTTTCAAAGTGAAAAACTATTAGCTAATGGTATCCCCACTGTACAATTAATTTCCGAAAATTTAAACATCTCTCCCAACTACCTGAGTAGCCTGCTTAAAAACCTTACTGGCCAAAGTACCCAGCAACATATACAAAACAAACTGATTGAAGTAGCCAAACAAAAGCTCTCTACCACCAGTTTATCTGTAAATGAAGTCGCTTATGAATTAGGATTTGAACATCCTCAATCCTTCAGAAAGTTTTTTAAATCCAAGACGAATATGTCTCCGTTGGAATTTAGGGAATCCTTTAATTAG